Proteins from one Mycteria americana isolate JAX WOST 10 ecotype Jacksonville Zoo and Gardens chromosome 1, USCA_MyAme_1.0, whole genome shotgun sequence genomic window:
- the CD86 gene encoding T-lymphocyte activation antigen CD86 translates to MACFLLLKAVKHTEVLTPVHGKSAMEVCIFFLYAMILLPGIAASVHQVKSFLNHTAYLSCYFPNSQKTDIKDLRVFWQKGDVEVVHEVYYSQEKHDNLSPKYINRTKMDMDKWTLQLLNAGIVDEGQYTCIIQHRDKGSPKVIHTSECLLHVIANYSQPEITWLDTGELKSNEYLNLSCSSSGGYPEPKQMTWLISHENITYGLIRHMDVSQDAVTKLYNVTSKLNITVPTNTLTNISCLLHLGEQLGILVSVPLGIEIQGEEMEQVKTNFFGPVIAVIVLITLLLGFVILKKNGNISSTNQSVSLAV, encoded by the exons ATGGCATGCTTCTTGTTGCTAAAGGCTGTGAAGCACACAGAAGTCCTCACACCAGTCCATGGGAAAAG CGCCATGGAGGTGTGCATATTCTTCCTTTATGCTATGATACTTCTCCCAG GTATTGCTGCCAGTGTGCATCAGGTGAAGTCATTTCTCAATCACACTGCATACCTATCATGCTATTTTCCAAACTCTCAGAAAACTGACATAAAGGATTTAAGAGTATTTTGGCAAAAAGGCGATGTTGAAGTGGTGCACGAAGTATACTACAGCCAAGAAAAACATGATAACCTTAGTCCTAAATATATAAATCGCACCAAGATGGATATGGACAAATGGACCTTGCAATTATTAAATGCAGGAATTGTGGACGAGGGACAGTATACGTGTATTATACAGCACAGAGATAAAGGATCACCAAAGGTCATACACACATCTGAGTGCTTACTGCATGTCATTG CCAACTATAGTCAACCTGAGATAACATGGCTGGACACTGGGGAACTGAAGTCCAACGAATACTTGAATCTTTCCTGTTCTTCCAGCGGAGGTTATCCGGAGCCCAAGCAGATGACTTGGCTAATTTCACATGAAAACATAACATACGGGCTTATACGTCACATGGATGTCTCACAGGATGCTGTAACAAAGCTGTACAATGTTACTAGCAAGCTGAATATCACAGTTCCTACAAACACCCTCACTAATATTAGCTGCTTGCTTCACCTTGGAGAGCAGCTGGGGATTCTTGTCTCAGTGCCACTAGGCATAG AGATACAGGGGGAAGAAATGGAGCAAGTGAAGACAAATTTCTTTGGCCCAGTTATAGCTGTGATTGTACTGATCACACTTCTTCTGGGTTTTGTGATATTGAAGAAGAATGGAAATATCTCATCTACCAACCAGA GTGTCAGTCTAGCAGTCTAG